A window of Nitrospira sp. CR1.1 genomic DNA:
CCCCGCGTCCATACCCACCCCCCGCGCCCGAGGAAGCCGACAGGGACGACTCCGAATTGGAGGCCTCCTCCGAGCCGGACTGGAACCATTTCATGTTGCTGCAGCCCGGTGCCGTTAACAGAACCATTGCCATTCCGCCCAACATCAGCTGCGACGCGCCGCGGTACTTCATGAACCTTGCTCCTTGGAGGGGGTGAAACCTGTGTTGTACGTAACAACTATAGCACCGGCCTCAATTTCCTCAGGATTCCGCATTGGCAACCTTGAAATCATCGTTACTTCAAATAGTTACACGATGCTTTCCAGGCAATGAGCAACCGTAACACCTCAGGAAAACCGCCATTTTTCAGGGATTCTGAAAGGCGATCGCCGGGGGATGGCCATCACGCAGATTTAGGATCAGCGACGAGGGGCATGGGTGAAGCGAAGGCACTCGGGAGCTATAGAAGTGGACATTGAGGCGGAACTGTCTGTGCGGGAGTCGGGGCGAAGCGGGGACCTGCGACTGCCCTTCAACGAAGTGGTGCGCCCGGAGGGACTTGAACCCCCAACCCTCGGATCCGAAGGGCGACAAAGCACGTTAGAGACAGACAGCGATCAGGGCGGGCAGATGGATATGTTCTCTTTATAGATCAATGCTTTTTGCATAAGTCCATGAGGATCACTGACGATTGCGGCATACCTGCAATCGTACCCAAAACCGTGACCAGATTTCCTAACAAACGAGAGACGATCTGGCACATTCACTCGAACAGATCAGCGTGGGAACCGGTACGTTCCAAGTAAAGGAATTCATCATCCGTTCGATAAATCAGCAGCCAGTCTGGGGCAATGTGACATTCGCGATGATGCTTCCAATTCCCGGAAAGGGCATGATCTCTGTTTCTGACAGGCAGAACTTTTTGGAATTGTAAGAGGTCAATGATGTCCTCGAGATCATCAATGTCCTGTCCTCGTTTTTTGGCTAACTTCAGGTCTTTGAGAAAACGGCTGGTGGGTTTGATGGTGAGCAAGGCTAGACGCCCGTCTGGTTTCTGAGGGCGCGGAAGGTTTTAAAGGAAGGGAGTTTCTCGGGCTTGTTGGTTTCGTCAAAGGCGGCAATGGTCGTGGCATTTGGAATGGTGAGGGGGAAGGGAATACCTTGATGGAGTTCGACCTGAGCATAAAAAAGCCGTATGGCTTCTGCCTCACTAATCCCCAGGCGATCGAAGATTTTCACGGCTCTCCTTTTAAGGCCGATATCGATACGGGCATTAATACGGTCTGACATGGACAGACGCGATGTTTTCCTCATGTTTGATATTGTACGCCATTTGTCGTACAAGTCAATAAGCCCGCCTCGCACCAGGACATCTTCGAGAAGCAGTGAATCGAGGGAGTCTGAGTGGAACCGTGACCAAAACCGTGACCGAGGAAGAGGAAGAACCTGAGGAAGAGATACAATCTATTGATTTTATGGTGCGCCCGGAGGGACTTGAACCCCCAACCCTCGGATCCGAAGTCCGATGCTCTATCCAATTGAGCTACGGGCGCGCGCCGGTATAAGAACCATGTTACCGAGGGGATGTCAAGAAATGCGCCAGGGCACCTGCGAGTTTCTGCCGAACAGGCTCAGCCGATTCAATGGCCTGACTCACGCGAGGTCAACTGGAGAATGCGTTCGGCCACGGCTGCGGTGGAAACGCCGTCGGTCGAGACGACATGCGTGGCGGCCGCCTGGTACTTAGGCGTACGTTCAGTCAACACGTCACGGATTTCCTCCGTGAACGATTTGGTCCCCGTCAGCGACGGCCGCTGCGTGTCGCCGCCAATCCGGCGGGTGATCGTGTCCACGGTCGCGGTGAGCCAGACCAGCGTCCCGGTCTTTTGTAACACTTCCACATTCTCCGGCCGCAAAATGGCGCCGCCCCCGGTATCGATGATCAACTGATCCCGCGCGGCAAAGTCACGACAGACGGCCGACTCCAAATCACGAAAGTGATCCCACCCGAATTGTTTCACAATTTCAGGCACGGAGAGATTCGCGCGCTTCACAATCTCGGCATCCGTGGAGACGACCGTGCGCCCGAGCTTGCGGGCGAGAATTTTTCCGACCGTGCTCTTCCCGGTCCCGCGATACCCGATCAATACGACATTCATAGGAGATTCCGGACTGAAAAGGATCGGGCCGCTGTCCAGGCCTGCGCGCGGAGAACGGCCGATTCGTTACACAAAGTGCGACTCCAACACATGCCGCATGATGTCCACCGGAGCCGGCTGGTTCGTCCAGAGTTCAAATTGGAGTACAGCTTGATTGAGAAACATCTCCAACCCTGAAATGGTCCGGCACCCACTGGCTTTCGCCTCCTGCAGGAGTTTTGTTTCGCGCGGGTTGTAAACGATATCCATCACCGTCAGTTCCGGCCTGAACAGATTGGCCGGAACGCAGGACTCTTCAACTTTTGGTGACATGCCGACCGGCGTACAGTGAATCAGCGTGCGGACATGCGGGACCCAATTGCGCAGCATGTCCAGCGTAAGCGGTCCGTCTTCAATGGGCACGGCCGTCTTATCTCGCAAATCTCTCACCAGCCTCTGCCGCTCCGCATCTTCGATACCGAGGATCGTCAGCCCGGCGATGCCCGTCCCCGTGGCCAGCGCAAACGCAATGGCGCGCGCGGCTCCGCCCGAGCCCAGGATCAATACACGATGCCCGGCAAGCAGTGCGCCACCCTCTTTCAAGGCCCGCAGAGCCCCCGACGCATCCGTATTGTAGCCTTTGAGTTTTCCCTCTTCGGCGACGATGGTATTGATCGCGCCGATGTGTTTGGCCGTGGGTTCCACCTCATCCAGGAACGGCATGGCCGCCACCTTGTGCGGAATCGTCACGCTGAATCCCCGCGCATTTCCCAAGGCCCGTATGCCTTTCAAGGCATCACCGAGAGCGTCTACGCGAAAGGCCAGATACACGAGATCCAGCCCCATTTTCTGAAAGGCGGCATTGTGAATCGCCGGCGACAGCGAATGCTCGACCGGATTCCCGATGATGCCGCACCATTGAGTCTGAGGTGTGATATCCATACGCAAGAACCTTCTACTTCATGAGCGCGACGTTCAGTGCCACATACTGAGATCCCTGCACCTGATACATCACCGTCACATGATCGTCTTTCTTGAGATCCTTCACGGCTTTCACCCCGCCGTCGAAATGGGTTTTTTCATTGGCAACGAAGGTGAACCGGCTTCCGCCGCCGTCCTTCTTGACGGCAAATTTTCCGGATGCCGTATCCACCGACAAGACCGTTCCCACGAATTCCGTGCCACCCTCTGCTCGAGCCGGCGCCAGACTTGATTCCAGCATCCCGTACAAGACGACAGCCAAAACGAAGACCGGGATTACAACCGCGATGATACGTTGCACGGCACTCATAATCGCCTCCTCGCTTCCGGCGACTCTGCGTCGCAGCATCCTTCCGGAGGTCGTCGTCCCAGGCCACGACAGGCCGTCGCCTTCTGTTCCTTACCCCTTGCAGATGGTCATGCCGCCATCGATAGGAAACGTCGCTCCGGTCACCCAGGTGGCCTCGTCGGATGCAAGGTAGAGCGCCATCTTCGCTACTTCTTCCGGCTTGCCTGGCCGACGGATGGCGTACTGGGCCATGATCGGTTCCAGACTGGCAGGATCGGCCATTAAAGGCGCCGCCATGGGCGTATCGACCAAACCGGGATTCACCGCATTGCACCGGATGTTGTCTTGCGCGTAATCGACGGCCAGGGATCTGGTCAACGCATCCAAGCCGCCTTTCGATGCGGCATAGGCGGACAGCCCGCGAATGCCGATCAAACTGGCCACGGTAGAAATATTGATGATCGCTCCGCCGCCGCTCTTGATCATTTCCGGTATCGCCGCCCGCGTCATCCGGAACACGCCCGTTAAATTGATGTCCAACACTTTCATCCAGGTAGCATCGTCGGTCTCGTGGAGCCGCTTGCCGAAATCGCCGATTCCGGCATTGTTCACCAGAATGTGCACTTTGCCGAACGTCCGCCTCGTCTGCGCCACCACGTCCTGCACATGGGCTTCATCCGTGACGGACCCGGCAACCGCCAGCGCCCGCCCTCCGTTCACTCCGATTCCCTTCACGACGCGGTCGAGTTCCTCTTTGCGGCGGCCGGTCACCACGACATGCGCCCCTTCATCGGCAAACAACTTGGCGATGGCCTCGCCGATTCCCGCGTTGCCACCGGTAATGATGGCCACTTTCCCCTGTAACCGATTCATGCCGTTGGCTCCTCCCCCTCCTGCTCCTCGTGGTCTCGGTCGGCCTGGTCCTCCGTGTCGACGGTCCTGTTGGGACGCGACCACCAGCCCTCTTCGACCTTTCTCGCGACGGTCAAAAACCCCGAGTGCGCTACCATTCGATGGTCCGGGCGGACACTGCGCCCTTGGATAGACCAGGTCCGCAACAAGGTCTCAAAGGTTTCAATATTGCCGAAGACCGAGGTGCGTTCCAGCGCATCGACGGTTTGCATCACTTGCGGGATGGTGGGCACGAAGCTCAAATAAATGCCCCCGGAGCGTAATACCTTCGCCGCATGCGGCACCACCTGCCAGGGCTCCGGCAAATCCAGCACGAGGCGATCGAACGGACGGCCATCTTCGAGGAAGTCGATGCCTTCATAGGCATTCTTCCTCACGGGCATCAAGGTGGACACGGGACCCATGTAGCGTTCGATATTCGTCAAAGCCGTGCGGGCGAAGTCATCGCGAGCCTCATAGGTCACGACCAGACCGGTCGGGCCCACGGCGCGCAACAAGGCCATGGTGAGTGCTCCAGACCCGGTTCCGGCCTCGAACACCCGCGCGCCGGGATACACATCGGCCCACATGGGAATCAACGACAAATCTTTGGGATACAACACCTGCGCCCCGCGGGGCATTTTGAGGACATATTCCCCGAAGGTCGGCCGCAGCGCCAGGAATCGCTTGCCTTTCGAGAGGGTCACGATCGACCCATCGGGTTTGCCGATCAACTCATCGTGCGCGATCGTCTCGCCGCTGAAATGATAGATATCTCCGGCCTTCAAGGTCAGGGCGTACTGACGGCCCTTCTTGTCGACCAGATGAACACGTTCCCCGTTCTGTAGTTGTGACATAGGTCGGCATTCTAGGAGATGGCCGACGCGTTTTCAACCGAACCCGTCGGCAAACCGGCCCAACTTCCTGCCGCGCCGGTCCCTTGACAGTTCGGCAAACATCGCTATCTCAATCGTAAATAAATCTGAACGGTTATGTGCTCCCGTAGTAGGTCAAAGGACAGCCGGAGAGCGGGATACACGGCGCGAATCCTTTTTCCTGCTCTGGGCTCTCACATAGAGAGGGAGTCTACCTCAAGAATCCCGTAGCCAACCGTCCCCAGGATGGGGAAGAGGGGTGACACATGATGAAAAACGCGATCGCGATTCAAGATGATACAGATCCGACGGTGACCGTAGAGGTCGATCCGGACGCCGATGATGCAGAAGCCAGTACGCTGCTGGACAGCATTGCGCAGGGCGGCCAGCCTGAAGCGGACACCGAAGAAGTGGTTCACGAAAAACCGTCGCGTTCGGCGTCGTCCCCATTTCTTCTGGAATCGTTATATTTTCGTTCATTCGGCGAACGGGGGCTCTTAGAGCGAGAAGAGGAAATCGAACTGGCCAAGCAACTCGACCTCGGTACGCGCCAAATTCGTCAGACACTTCAGCAGGCGGTGAAGGCCTGCGGAGGACTGAAACGTTCTGAAGAGGTGACCGAACATATTCAGACATTGCAGACGGTACGGCGTCTCAGCGGGCTCTCGGCCATGGTGCTCAATCAAGCGGACCGCGCGCTGGAACAGTTGCTCTCGGACGGCATGCACGGAGTCAAACTTCCGGCCTCGGTGCGAAAAGAGCTGGAGGCCTGCCTGACCACGCTGCGAAATTCACGCGTCACGCTGGAAACGGCGAAAGATGAATTGGTGCGCTGCAACCTTCGACTCGTGGTGAATGTCGCGAAACATTACACGGGGCGCGGCCTCACCTTGTTGGACCTGGTGCAGGAAGGCAACATTGGATTGATGAAAGCCGCCGAGCGATACCAGCACCGCAAGGGGTTCAAATTCAGCACCTACGCCACCTGGTGGATCAGGCAAGGCATTACGCGTTCCCTTGCCGACCAGTCGCGAACGATCAGAATTCCGGTGCACCAGACGGAAGCCTCGAACCGCATTCTCCGGGCGTCGCGCCGGCTCGTGCAACAATTAGGACGCCAGCCGCGCCTGGAGGAAGTCGCCTCGATGATGCGCATGCGGCCCGATCGCCTGCACGAAACGATGCAGGCATTTCAGGAACCGGTAGCATTGGAGCATCAGGTCGGTGATGGCGGAACGGAGCTCGGCGAACTTCTGCCGGACCAGCAGGCGGTTCCGCCGGATGCCCATGTGAATCGCACGGAACTCACCCGTGAGATGGACAGGATTCTCGGGACCTTAACACCGCGGGAACAGACGGTCATCCGGTTGCGATTCGGCATTGGCGAAGATCAGGCGCGCACGCTGGAACAGGTGGGGCAACATCTGTCGGTCACGCGCGAACGCATCAGGCAGATCGAGGCCAAAGCGTTGAAGAAGCTCAAGACCCCTATGGTCAAGGAAATGTTTGCCGCGCTGAAGTAACCGAGGCGGAGACTCTCAGGGCAGTACGAGACGGGCGAGGCCTCGGCCTCGCCCGTTTTGTTCTGTGCGCGCTTTCGCCGTACACGCGAGTGTGAGAGAATGCGCCGACGGAGGATCGAGGTCCCTATGGTGACAGGCTCTTACAGTCGCGGCGCAGGCTGCAGACGCAGGATGAGTCGTTGGTTGACCTGGCCCCTCCTGTCCCTCTTCATTTTCAGTCTCACGGCCACTGCATTCGGGGCGGAGCATCAGCCCGCTCATGCCGTCCCGTTGACCGAGCTTCCGATCCCCGCCGTCGTCTCCAAAGTGCGCCCCTCCGTGGTGACCGTATTGACACGCGGAATTCCGACGGGAGGCTCGCAACATGGCGCGCCCTCCGGATCCGGTTCCGGCGTCATTCTCGATACCAACGGCTACATTCTCACCAACAATCACCTGGTCCATGGCGTGACCAGTGTCGTGGTCGGACTATCCACGGGTCGGCTGACACCCGGCCGTGTGGTGGCCCGTGACTTTCTTCTGGACCTCGCCCTCGTTAGAATTACGGCGCCTGATCTGGTCCCTGCGGAATTCAGCCGGCGCCCCGCCCTCGAGATTGGAGAAACCGTCATCGCCATCGGCAACCCGCTGGCGTTGAAGGGCGGCTCAACCGTCACCGTCGGCGTCATCAGCGCCCTGGATCGTTCAGTCCTGACGCCGGAGGGCGAAACCCTCTACGATTTGCTCCAAACGGATGCCGCCATCAACCCGGGAAACAGCGGCGGCCCGCTGGTCGATCGCTTCGGCCAGGTCGTCGGGATCAATGTCGCTATTGCCCCCTCGGCTCAAGCCATCAGTTACGCCATCGCCATCGAAGCCATGACCTCGCATATCGAATCAATGATGGCCCGGGGATCCGTCTCGCGCCCCGATCTCGGATTGATTCCGCTGACCATCACACCAAGCGTGGCGGCGAGTTTTGATTTGGAGAGCGACCGGGGCATTCTCGCCCTGCAAGTAGACCAGGGCAAACCGGCCGGACAGGCCGGATTGCAGTCCGGGGATGTGGTGACAGCCATCGACAACCGCCCGCTCTACAATATGGGAGATTTCTGGCATGCCATCGAGCATGGCAATGGGCAGATGTCGTTCCAGGTCGCCACGCAGGGCAAAGCCGGTACGGCCACTATTATCATTTCACGTCCGGGCCTGCCACGGCCGTAAGCCATGAGCCTCCATCCTCTCATCCACGATGCAGCCGCCGCGTTATTCGCAGGCCCGGAGGCTTCGAAACACAACGACGCCGTGCGACCCGCGACGTTAGTCTGCGGCCAGGCGCTGCCGTACGAGGACGCGTGGCGCCTGCAACGCGCCTGCCGCGCAGAACGAGCGGCGGACCGCTGTCACGACCTGCTTCTGCTCATGGAACATCCCCCCGTCTATACCCTGGGGCGCACGACACAGGACCGGCATTGGCCGGGAGAAGAGCACCTCTCGCGAAAGACCGGCATTCCCGTCATCCGGACGGAGCGGGGCGGCTCGATTACCTACCACGGGCCGGGACAATTGGTGGGGTATCCCATCCTTCGATTGACCGATTACTGCTCAGGCCCAAAAGCCTACGTTCGGCAGCTGGAAGACGTGGTGATCGCTGCCTTGGCCGGGTGGGGCGTCACCGCCCATCGGCGTGAGGGCCTGCCTGGAGTATGGGTCGGCGGCGACCGCCCGTCCAAGATCGCGTCGATCGGGGTGCGCATTTCCCAGGGCATCACCACGCACGGCTTCGCGTTGAATGTCTGCCCCGATCTGGCCCCCTTTTCTCACATCGTGCCCTGCGGCATTGCCGATTGCCGTGTCACATCGATGGCGGCCCTCGTGAGTACGACGCCCGACCTCCATGTCGTGCAGCAACAGATCGCCGCAGAGTTTGCCGCACGGTTTCGCCTCACGTGGTCTGAGACCCTCACTCCTGAACAACTTGCGCCTCGCACGGAACAACCGGATGGCGACCCGCCCTCATCCATGTATGCGCCATCCAACCCCAAGGAGCGCCCTGATGACTGAACTGAATACCCACACCTTCCGTCTGGCCGTCGCGCAATTTAATGAAGCGGCCGAGGCGATGCAGCTGGATACCAACCTGCGCGAGCGACTCAAACTCCCGCAGCGCTCGCTCATTGTCAGCGTACCGGTTCGAATGGATGACGGCCGCGTTGAGGTGTTCACGGGATACCGCGTCCAGCACGATACCGCTCGCGGCCCTTCAAAAGGCGGCATCCGGTACCATCCGGAGGTGAATTTGGGCGAAGTCGCCGCCCTCTCCATGTGGATGACATGGAAATGCGCCTTGGCCGACCTTCCCTATGGCGGCGCCAAAGGCGGCGTGAGGGTGGATCCCAAACAATTGAGCCGCGCGGAACTTCAACGCCTCACCAGACGATACGCGGCGGAGATTTTCCCCCTCATCGGCCCGGATAAGGACGTGCCCGCGCCTGACGTCGGGACCGATCAACAGGTCATGGCCTGGATCATGGACACCTATAGCCAGCAAGTCGGCTACGCGGTGCAAGGCGTCGTCACGGGAAAACCATTGTCCATCGGGGGCAGCCTCGGACGGGAAGAGGCAACCGGTCGTGGGGTGGTCTATGTGACCCTGGAAACGCTCCAGCACCTGAAGCTGGATGTGTCGAAAGCCACCGTCGCGATTCAAGGGTTCGGCAACGTCGGCTCCCATACTGCCCGCATCATGCGACAGGCCGGCGCACGGGTGGTTGCCGTGAGCGACGTACGCGGCGGACTCTACAATCCAAAGGGCCTCGACATCCCGGACCTGCTGCATCGCTACCACGAGAACCATGAGCCGCTTCACGACACCAAATTGGGCGAACCGATCACCAACGAAGAATTGCTCCAACTGGACTGCACAGTGCTCGTTCCCGCCGCCCTCTCTGAACAAATCACCGAAGCCAATGCGGCGAAGTTGCGTTGCCGCATTCTGGCAGAAGGCGCAAACGGCCCCACGACTCTGGAGGCAGACCGTATCCTGACCGATAACGGAATCTTCATCATTCCCGATATCCTGGCCAACTCAGGCGGGGTGATCGTCTCGTATTTTGAATGGGTGCAAGACGTGCAGCGCTTCTTCTGGAAAGCCACGGACATTCAAGACCGCTTACAAGACATCATCACCAGCGCATTCCACCGGACGCTGCACTTTTCCCTCGAACGGCGAACGACGATGCGGATGGCGGCTCTCATGTCGGGTATAGACAAGGTGGCCCAGGCCCATCTCCAACGCGGGCTCTACCCGTAAACCGTGATCATGCCGGGCCGGTGGCGCCAGCGATGAGCCGATACATTCTCGCGGCGATTGCCGGCATGTGGATGGCCGACGGCCTTGCCCTGCTGAGCGCCCCCTTGCTCGTAATCCGGCGGCTACAGGATTCCCTTCAGCGGAGTCCGCATGTGCTCCGCTGGCAAGCGCTTGGAATTGGCCTCGGGATCATTCTGCTGCTGTGGTCGCCCCGGCTGGCCTATCAACCACTCTGGTGGTTGACCGGTGCGGCCATGATCACCAAAAGCGGCTTCCTGCTATGGGGCCCGGCCGCTTGGCGCATGCCGCTCTTGCACTGGTGCTTCACTCGCGAGGCGGTTGATTATCGATTCTTCGGCCTCTGGCTTTGCCTGCTTGCTGTCCTGCTCCTACATGCGTTAGGGTTGCTGCACGGTTAACCGTTCGCCCTTGGCGTGATCCTCACCAGGCATCTCGTTATGAGTCATCACTCCATCGCCTCTCTCTGGGAAGAACACAGCCGCGAAGGCTGGCCTCAATTTTCCAGCCCGAATGAAGGGCAGTTAATGACGTTGGATACCGTGATCGGGGGCTGCGCGGTCTTTTATCTCGACGGGCAACCGGAGATAGACAGCCAGCGTATCGCGATGCTTCAAGATTGTGTGGCCGACCTCGATGGCCTTCTCGAAGACCTCTCTGATGATAGCCTGGGCTATTTCCAGCGCCTTCGCCGACTCGCGACCGCCCTTGTTGACGCCGGTCAGCAACCCTAATTCTATTCACGCCTGGTGCGGGGACCAGCCATCCAGCCAGCCCCCGCTGCCGCTCACTTACGGAACCTCGACGATGTCTTTCTTCATCGGACCGAGCAACGCCAGGAGCTCACCCTTCTCGCCCGCCGGCACATTGAACTTGTCGAGCGCGGCCACAAGATCCTGCACCAACGCCCCGAAATCCGCTGAGCTGATCTGCATCCCCACGTGAGTGGGCTTCATCTCGCGCCCCTGGTACTTGCAAGGCCCGCCCGTGGCCTGGCAGACCTGATCAATGAGATGCCCCTTCAACTTGGGAATGTCGGTCGTGGCAAACCGGCTATTAATCCGTCCGTCAGCCGCAA
This region includes:
- a CDS encoding type II toxin-antitoxin system mRNA interferase toxin, RelE/StbE family; amino-acid sequence: MLTIKPTSRFLKDLKLAKKRGQDIDDLEDIIDLLQFQKVLPVRNRDHALSGNWKHHRECHIAPDWLLIYRTDDEFLYLERTGSHADLFE
- a CDS encoding type II toxin-antitoxin system RelB/DinJ family antitoxin; translated protein: MSDRINARIDIGLKRRAVKIFDRLGISEAEAIRLFYAQVELHQGIPFPLTIPNATTIAAFDETNKPEKLPSFKTFRALRNQTGV
- a CDS encoding AAA family ATPase; the protein is MNVVLIGYRGTGKSTVGKILARKLGRTVVSTDAEIVKRANLSVPEIVKQFGWDHFRDLESAVCRDFAARDQLIIDTGGGAILRPENVEVLQKTGTLVWLTATVDTITRRIGGDTQRPSLTGTKSFTEEIRDVLTERTPKYQAAATHVVSTDGVSTAAVAERILQLTSRESGH
- a CDS encoding shikimate dehydrogenase gives rise to the protein MDITPQTQWCGIIGNPVEHSLSPAIHNAAFQKMGLDLVYLAFRVDALGDALKGIRALGNARGFSVTIPHKVAAMPFLDEVEPTAKHIGAINTIVAEEGKLKGYNTDASGALRALKEGGALLAGHRVLILGSGGAARAIAFALATGTGIAGLTILGIEDAERQRLVRDLRDKTAVPIEDGPLTLDMLRNWVPHVRTLIHCTPVGMSPKVEESCVPANLFRPELTVMDIVYNPRETKLLQEAKASGCRTISGLEMFLNQAVLQFELWTNQPAPVDIMRHVLESHFV
- a CDS encoding glucose 1-dehydrogenase, encoding MNRLQGKVAIITGGNAGIGEAIAKLFADEGAHVVVTGRRKEELDRVVKGIGVNGGRALAVAGSVTDEAHVQDVVAQTRRTFGKVHILVNNAGIGDFGKRLHETDDATWMKVLDINLTGVFRMTRAAIPEMIKSGGGAIINISTVASLIGIRGLSAYAASKGGLDALTRSLAVDYAQDNIRCNAVNPGLVDTPMAAPLMADPASLEPIMAQYAIRRPGKPEEVAKMALYLASDEATWVTGATFPIDGGMTICKG
- a CDS encoding tRNA (adenine-N1)-methyltransferase, encoding MSQLQNGERVHLVDKKGRQYALTLKAGDIYHFSGETIAHDELIGKPDGSIVTLSKGKRFLALRPTFGEYVLKMPRGAQVLYPKDLSLIPMWADVYPGARVFEAGTGSGALTMALLRAVGPTGLVVTYEARDDFARTALTNIERYMGPVSTLMPVRKNAYEGIDFLEDGRPFDRLVLDLPEPWQVVPHAAKVLRSGGIYLSFVPTIPQVMQTVDALERTSVFGNIETFETLLRTWSIQGRSVRPDHRMVAHSGFLTVARKVEEGWWSRPNRTVDTEDQADRDHEEQEGEEPTA
- a CDS encoding sigma-70 family RNA polymerase sigma factor; amino-acid sequence: MMKNAIAIQDDTDPTVTVEVDPDADDAEASTLLDSIAQGGQPEADTEEVVHEKPSRSASSPFLLESLYFRSFGERGLLEREEEIELAKQLDLGTRQIRQTLQQAVKACGGLKRSEEVTEHIQTLQTVRRLSGLSAMVLNQADRALEQLLSDGMHGVKLPASVRKELEACLTTLRNSRVTLETAKDELVRCNLRLVVNVAKHYTGRGLTLLDLVQEGNIGLMKAAERYQHRKGFKFSTYATWWIRQGITRSLADQSRTIRIPVHQTEASNRILRASRRLVQQLGRQPRLEEVASMMRMRPDRLHETMQAFQEPVALEHQVGDGGTELGELLPDQQAVPPDAHVNRTELTREMDRILGTLTPREQTVIRLRFGIGEDQARTLEQVGQHLSVTRERIRQIEAKALKKLKTPMVKEMFAALK
- a CDS encoding trypsin-like serine protease, with protein sequence MRRRRIEVPMVTGSYSRGAGCRRRMSRWLTWPLLSLFIFSLTATAFGAEHQPAHAVPLTELPIPAVVSKVRPSVVTVLTRGIPTGGSQHGAPSGSGSGVILDTNGYILTNNHLVHGVTSVVVGLSTGRLTPGRVVARDFLLDLALVRITAPDLVPAEFSRRPALEIGETVIAIGNPLALKGGSTVTVGVISALDRSVLTPEGETLYDLLQTDAAINPGNSGGPLVDRFGQVVGINVAIAPSAQAISYAIAIEAMTSHIESMMARGSVSRPDLGLIPLTITPSVAASFDLESDRGILALQVDQGKPAGQAGLQSGDVVTAIDNRPLYNMGDFWHAIEHGNGQMSFQVATQGKAGTATIIISRPGLPRP
- the lipB gene encoding lipoyl(octanoyl) transferase LipB, with the protein product MSLHPLIHDAAAALFAGPEASKHNDAVRPATLVCGQALPYEDAWRLQRACRAERAADRCHDLLLLMEHPPVYTLGRTTQDRHWPGEEHLSRKTGIPVIRTERGGSITYHGPGQLVGYPILRLTDYCSGPKAYVRQLEDVVIAALAGWGVTAHRREGLPGVWVGGDRPSKIASIGVRISQGITTHGFALNVCPDLAPFSHIVPCGIADCRVTSMAALVSTTPDLHVVQQQIAAEFAARFRLTWSETLTPEQLAPRTEQPDGDPPSSMYAPSNPKERPDD
- a CDS encoding glutamate dehydrogenase; translation: MMTELNTHTFRLAVAQFNEAAEAMQLDTNLRERLKLPQRSLIVSVPVRMDDGRVEVFTGYRVQHDTARGPSKGGIRYHPEVNLGEVAALSMWMTWKCALADLPYGGAKGGVRVDPKQLSRAELQRLTRRYAAEIFPLIGPDKDVPAPDVGTDQQVMAWIMDTYSQQVGYAVQGVVTGKPLSIGGSLGREEATGRGVVYVTLETLQHLKLDVSKATVAIQGFGNVGSHTARIMRQAGARVVAVSDVRGGLYNPKGLDIPDLLHRYHENHEPLHDTKLGEPITNEELLQLDCTVLVPAALSEQITEANAAKLRCRILAEGANGPTTLEADRILTDNGIFIIPDILANSGGVIVSYFEWVQDVQRFFWKATDIQDRLQDIITSAFHRTLHFSLERRTTMRMAALMSGIDKVAQAHLQRGLYP
- a CDS encoding group 1 truncated hemoglobin, with the translated sequence MGWKYGVGVMLLGTVAMCSGCAETGGTNQAQRPAATATVTKSLYERLGGKPAITAVVDQFVANVAADGRINSRFATTDIPKLKGHLIDQVCQATGGPCKYQGREMKPTHVGMQISSADFGALVQDLVAALDKFNVPAGEKGELLALLGPMKKDIVEVP